From one Microbacterium sp. 10M-3C3 genomic stretch:
- a CDS encoding response regulator transcription factor: MRILICEDSVLLREGLVRLLDDAGHTVVAALPDAADLDATVAATAPDLCILDVRLPPTFTDEGIRAAVRLRAQHPALPVLVLSQYVEERYASDLISGGGGALGYLLKDRVADVAEFLESVARIGEGATVLDPEVVAQLLSRRSRDERMQRLTERERQVLALIAEGKSNQAIAATLFVSEASVEKHITAIFQKLGLEPDESGNRRVQAALVHLEHGGGSTPQSGAAR, translated from the coding sequence CTGCTGCGCGAGGGGCTCGTGCGCCTCCTCGACGACGCCGGCCACACCGTCGTCGCGGCGCTCCCGGATGCGGCGGACCTCGACGCCACCGTCGCCGCCACCGCGCCCGACCTGTGCATCCTCGACGTGCGGCTGCCGCCGACGTTCACGGACGAGGGCATCCGCGCCGCCGTGCGGCTGCGGGCGCAGCATCCGGCTCTCCCGGTGCTCGTGCTCTCGCAGTACGTCGAGGAGCGGTACGCGAGCGACCTCATCTCGGGCGGCGGCGGTGCGCTCGGCTACCTGCTGAAGGACCGCGTCGCCGACGTGGCGGAGTTCCTCGAGTCGGTCGCCCGCATCGGCGAAGGGGCGACGGTGCTCGACCCGGAGGTCGTCGCGCAGCTCCTCAGCCGCCGCAGCCGCGACGAGCGGATGCAGCGCCTCACCGAGCGCGAGCGGCAGGTGCTCGCGCTCATCGCGGAGGGCAAGTCGAACCAGGCCATCGCGGCGACCCTGTTCGTCTCGGAGGCCAGCGTCGAGAAGCACATCACCGCGATCTTCCAGAAGCTCGGGCTCGAGCCCGACGAATCCGGCAACCGCCGCGTCCAGGCCGCGCTCGTCCATCTCGAGCACGGCGGCGGCAGCACCCCCCAGTCAGGAGCAGCACGATGA